A window of Halomonas sp. H10-9-1 contains these coding sequences:
- a CDS encoding glycosyltransferase family 2 protein, with protein sequence MSIAAVLIVKNEAEHLRACLETLGWVDEIVVVDAGSDDATCAIAREFTDHVVVEDDWQGFGMQRQRAQTLVVSDWILMIDADERVSPALRASVQAAVGEGMPAIYTVSRLSWCFGAYIRHSGWYPDRVARLYPRGRAGYNDALVHEKLENPQALPVRPLQGDLLHYTYRDLRHYLEKSAHYAQAWAEQRAARGKRGNLAAGIGHGIGCFLRMYLLKAGFLDGRQGLLLALLSAHSTFAKYADLWVRTRTAPPPEDGAAGR encoded by the coding sequence ATGTCCATCGCTGCCGTGTTGATCGTCAAGAACGAAGCAGAGCATCTGCGTGCTTGCCTGGAGACCCTGGGCTGGGTCGACGAGATCGTGGTGGTAGATGCTGGCAGTGATGACGCTACTTGCGCTATTGCGCGGGAGTTTACCGATCACGTAGTGGTAGAGGATGATTGGCAGGGTTTCGGTATGCAGCGCCAGCGAGCCCAGACGCTGGTGGTGAGCGACTGGATTCTGATGATAGATGCCGACGAACGCGTCAGCCCGGCGCTGAGGGCCAGCGTACAGGCGGCGGTCGGCGAGGGCATGCCGGCGATCTACACCGTGTCGCGCCTATCCTGGTGCTTTGGCGCCTACATCCGGCATTCCGGCTGGTATCCGGATCGTGTCGCCCGGCTCTATCCCCGCGGGCGTGCGGGCTACAATGACGCCCTGGTGCACGAGAAACTCGAGAATCCCCAGGCGCTGCCTGTGCGCCCCTTGCAGGGGGATCTGCTGCACTACACTTACCGCGACCTGCGCCACTACCTCGAGAAGTCGGCCCACTATGCCCAGGCCTGGGCCGAGCAGCGGGCCGCGCGAGGGAAGCGCGGCAACCTCGCCGCCGGCATCGGGCACGGTATCGGTTGCTTCCTGCGCATGTACCTGCTCAAGGCGGGGTTTCTCGATGGCCGCCAGGGACTGCTGCTGGCACTGCTTTCGGCCCACTCCACCTTCGCCAAGTATGCCGATCTCTGGGTCAGGACCCGGACCGCCCCTCCACCGGAAGATGGCGCAGCAGGCCGCTGA
- a CDS encoding glycosyltransferase family 9 protein: MTATSTARGAAPRLLVVRNDKLGDFMLAWPALARLKAASPAPHVSVLVPAYTSPMARLCPWIDEVLIDPGDGASRVEQRRLLVEVKAARFDALLTLFSTPRIGWLGWRAGIPLRLAPATKWAQLFYNRRVVQRRSRSEKPEYRYNVELAEALLGEFDLAPAAAPEPPWWPLPEGERRAQRRRIAEELALDPARPWGFLHGGSGGSAVNLSPAQYVRLVQEVDTGLPMEKRAQWVLTAGPGEEPTAEAILAPLRKAGLEAHRLPPRAGLDDFAQTLAAADLFIAGSTGPLHIAGCLDIATAGFYPSRRSATPLRWQTCNRAAHRLAFCPPADAGEQDMASIDITAAAEAISGLLRHLPVEGRSGS; encoded by the coding sequence ATGACTGCTACTTCCACCGCCCGGGGCGCCGCGCCGCGCCTGCTGGTGGTTCGCAATGACAAGCTCGGCGACTTCATGCTCGCCTGGCCGGCCCTGGCCCGTCTCAAGGCGGCAAGCCCCGCCCCCCATGTGAGCGTGCTGGTGCCGGCCTATACGTCGCCCATGGCGCGCCTCTGCCCCTGGATCGACGAGGTGCTGATCGACCCGGGCGATGGCGCCTCCCGCGTCGAGCAGCGCCGGCTGCTGGTTGAGGTGAAGGCAGCACGCTTCGACGCCCTGCTCACCCTCTTCTCCACGCCGCGCATCGGCTGGCTGGGCTGGCGCGCGGGCATCCCGCTGCGCCTGGCGCCCGCCACCAAGTGGGCGCAGCTATTCTACAACCGAAGGGTGGTGCAGCGCAGGTCGCGCTCGGAAAAGCCGGAGTACCGCTACAACGTCGAGCTCGCCGAGGCGCTGCTGGGCGAGTTCGACCTTGCCCCAGCCGCCGCCCCCGAGCCGCCCTGGTGGCCCCTCCCGGAAGGCGAGCGCCGGGCCCAGCGTCGGCGCATCGCCGAGGAGCTGGCCCTCGACCCGGCGCGGCCCTGGGGGTTCCTGCACGGAGGCAGCGGCGGCTCGGCGGTCAACCTCTCCCCCGCGCAGTACGTGCGGCTGGTGCAGGAGGTGGATACCGGCCTGCCGATGGAGAAACGTGCCCAGTGGGTGCTGACCGCCGGTCCCGGAGAGGAGCCCACCGCCGAGGCGATCCTGGCACCGCTGCGCAAGGCCGGCCTCGAGGCACATCGCCTGCCGCCGCGGGCCGGCCTGGATGACTTCGCCCAGACGCTGGCGGCGGCAGACCTCTTCATCGCTGGCTCCACTGGCCCGCTCCACATCGCCGGCTGCCTGGATATCGCCACCGCCGGGTTCTATCCCTCGCGACGCTCTGCCACCCCGCTGCGCTGGCAGACCTGCAACCGGGCAGCTCACCGCCTCGCTTTCTGCCCGCCCGCGGATGCCGGCGAGCAGGACATGGCAAGCATCGATATCACTGCCGCTGCGGAGGCAATCAGCGGCCTGCTGCGCCATCTTCCGGTGGAGGGGCGGTCCGGGTCCTGA
- a CDS encoding glycosyltransferase family 4 protein gives MSHKVLHVCLSSGWGGLEMYPSRIIPELARQGWQAHGLALAGSRVAASFREAGVEPLLVPSRGRALLAVPSLLRYLSKHDIGVIHCHKSSDLRLGALLVTLRPSLRLFFTDHMGVTRPKKDLYHRWAYGKVTRLLSISEATRRRNLAAFPLPPERIRRLYLGIDPAPYAPRLDDEARLALRRELGVSDGAVAIGLPGRLTPGKGQCVWLEALARLSETHPGIAWHGVLIGGVMAAEGSNEEYVAELRQRVVALGLEPRITFAGFRCDLPRLFEALDIVCVPSRNEAFGLTVIEAMAAGKAVVGSNSGAIPELLGGSTGRLVAPDDTQCWAEMMAELAADTTLRSRLGGAAREKVLKDFTLPSHVTNLVEEYLA, from the coding sequence GTGTCGCACAAGGTTCTACACGTCTGCCTCTCCAGCGGCTGGGGCGGACTGGAAATGTATCCGTCACGGATTATACCCGAGCTGGCCCGCCAGGGGTGGCAGGCCCATGGCCTGGCCCTGGCCGGCTCCCGGGTTGCCGCGAGCTTCCGCGAGGCCGGCGTCGAGCCGCTGCTGGTGCCCTCCCGAGGGCGTGCATTGTTGGCCGTGCCGAGCCTGCTGCGCTACTTGAGTAAGCACGATATCGGCGTGATCCACTGCCACAAGTCCAGCGACCTGCGCCTTGGCGCGTTGCTGGTGACGCTGCGCCCCTCGCTGCGACTCTTCTTCACCGATCATATGGGAGTCACCCGTCCCAAGAAGGACCTCTACCACCGCTGGGCCTACGGCAAGGTTACCCGGCTGCTTTCCATCAGCGAGGCGACCCGCAGGCGCAACCTGGCGGCCTTCCCCCTGCCTCCCGAGCGGATCCGGCGGCTCTACCTGGGCATCGATCCGGCCCCCTATGCGCCCCGTCTCGATGACGAGGCGCGTCTTGCGCTGCGCCGGGAGCTGGGCGTGTCCGATGGCGCTGTGGCTATCGGCCTGCCTGGCCGGCTGACACCGGGCAAGGGACAGTGCGTCTGGCTCGAGGCTTTGGCTCGGCTGAGCGAGACGCACCCCGGTATCGCTTGGCACGGAGTGCTGATTGGCGGCGTGATGGCCGCGGAGGGCAGCAATGAAGAGTACGTGGCCGAGCTTCGCCAGCGCGTGGTCGCGCTGGGTCTCGAACCGCGTATCACCTTCGCTGGCTTTCGATGCGACCTCCCGAGGCTGTTTGAGGCGCTGGATATCGTCTGTGTGCCCTCGCGGAACGAAGCCTTCGGGCTTACCGTGATCGAGGCCATGGCCGCCGGCAAGGCAGTCGTGGGCAGCAACAGCGGAGCAATCCCCGAGCTACTTGGTGGCTCGACCGGCCGGTTGGTCGCACCCGATGATACTCAGTGCTGGGCGGAGATGATGGCCGAGCTGGCCGCGGATACCACGCTCCGATCGCGACTGGGAGGGGCTGCACGCGAGAAAGTATTGAAGGACTTTACCCTACCAAGCCATGTGACCAATTTGGTCGAAGAATATTTAGCTTAG
- a CDS encoding O-antigen ligase family protein codes for MNPVREWSEALSLYTSLAVFLLGALSLVAPSGYSLGALMLVMAVPGLVMLRRKVALHGADLAVMCVMLAYALVGVIWAFGLGSGLRDIDKPIRFAFAVLALMVVISYPPRLAWLWAGVSIGAIGAGSWAGWQKLVEGISRATGHTHTIQFGNISMLLGLMCLAGLGWAILQRHRLVWLGLLILGSVLGVSGSIFSGSRGGWVGVPFMLLVLYRAYGRQIPRNWRVGLQILVAMVCLMVIMIPQTGVLARVLEAFSDIALYFSGENLVTSVGLRFEMWQGATQLIAERPLLGWGEQGYHTAMKELAYGGAIHVDAARYGHAHNEFLDAFAKRGVIGLAVLLALYLVPLRLFVAQLRVSDLNQRSLAAAGTLLCVAYIDFGLSQTFLEHNSGVMMFAFLMAVLWGSLSALMNSQTFCSLAGSTTDVRNNL; via the coding sequence ATGAATCCAGTAAGAGAATGGAGTGAGGCCTTGTCTCTGTATACGAGTTTAGCTGTATTCCTGTTGGGTGCTCTATCTCTGGTGGCGCCCAGCGGATATTCGCTGGGCGCGTTGATGCTGGTTATGGCTGTGCCCGGTTTGGTTATGCTCCGCAGAAAGGTTGCTTTGCATGGTGCAGATCTAGCAGTGATGTGCGTGATGCTTGCGTATGCGTTAGTGGGCGTTATTTGGGCTTTTGGCCTTGGCAGTGGTTTGCGAGATATTGATAAGCCCATACGTTTTGCTTTTGCAGTGCTGGCACTGATGGTGGTGATTTCCTATCCTCCTCGTCTAGCTTGGTTATGGGCGGGAGTTTCAATAGGGGCGATAGGTGCTGGTAGCTGGGCTGGTTGGCAGAAGCTAGTTGAAGGTATCTCTCGGGCAACAGGTCATACTCATACTATTCAGTTCGGTAACATCAGTATGTTGCTAGGATTGATGTGCTTGGCGGGACTTGGCTGGGCTATACTCCAGCGCCATCGCCTCGTGTGGTTGGGGTTGCTGATTTTGGGCTCGGTACTCGGTGTGTCGGGCTCTATTTTTTCCGGAAGTCGAGGTGGCTGGGTTGGAGTGCCCTTCATGCTATTGGTTTTGTACCGTGCTTATGGCCGGCAAATACCGAGGAATTGGCGAGTGGGGCTGCAGATATTGGTGGCGATGGTATGCTTAATGGTGATCATGATTCCCCAGACTGGTGTGCTAGCGCGAGTTTTGGAGGCCTTTAGTGATATCGCCCTCTATTTTTCAGGTGAGAACTTGGTTACCTCAGTGGGGCTTCGTTTCGAGATGTGGCAAGGAGCAACGCAGCTTATCGCCGAGCGACCACTGCTGGGCTGGGGGGAGCAGGGGTATCATACAGCTATGAAGGAGTTAGCCTATGGAGGTGCCATACACGTTGACGCGGCCCGCTATGGTCATGCTCACAATGAGTTTCTTGACGCATTCGCCAAGCGAGGAGTGATAGGTTTGGCTGTTCTACTGGCGCTCTATCTGGTGCCGCTTCGTCTCTTTGTGGCTCAGTTGCGGGTGTCGGATTTGAACCAGCGCTCACTGGCTGCTGCTGGGACACTGCTATGCGTGGCTTATATTGATTTTGGGCTTTCTCAGACATTTCTTGAGCACAACAGCGGAGTGATGATGTTTGCCTTTCTGATGGCCGTGCTGTGGGGGAGTTTGAGCGCTTTGATGAACTCTCAAACTTTTTGTTCTCTTGCTGGCTCTACAACTGATGTGCGGAACAATCTATGA
- a CDS encoding glycosyltransferase, with protein sequence MEHDAAFMAEKINQYLGECLLIVRRGTWLESFAKDNEVPSVSISFRGNFSFQAIRQLRRLWHREEIRNVIFLGSSEIRSIHFSLSPPVERFIVRHGTTKSSSKKDIVHRLIWSRVTAHWCISEHLKRNVEALFPVGRAKVFVNYVGLGDKLTCLPHAKPLSWDDDVLRLVHVGRLVPGKGQRDALEVIAQLNARGVPATLTLYGSGPDRAELEARIENLFLSSVITIAGHVVHPYQYFSDFHGILYPSYGEGFGNAFVEGLATGMHGFSYDNTVFPELKALGLDFHMVPDRNIEALVDAIEKVWQRREALPGGNVVKCRSLFSADQEMVVLADYLV encoded by the coding sequence ATGGAACACGATGCCGCCTTTATGGCCGAAAAGATTAACCAATATCTCGGCGAATGCCTTCTGATAGTTCGGCGTGGTACTTGGCTTGAGAGTTTTGCTAAAGATAATGAAGTTCCCAGCGTTAGTATTTCCTTTCGCGGAAACTTTAGTTTTCAAGCAATTCGTCAACTTCGGCGCTTATGGCATCGCGAAGAGATTCGCAATGTTATCTTCCTGGGTTCCTCGGAGATTCGCTCGATCCATTTCAGTTTATCTCCTCCAGTGGAGCGCTTCATTGTGCGACATGGCACCACTAAGAGCTCATCCAAAAAGGATATTGTGCATCGCCTCATCTGGTCACGAGTCACGGCACACTGGTGTATAAGCGAACATCTCAAGCGTAATGTTGAAGCACTGTTTCCCGTGGGGCGCGCCAAGGTTTTCGTTAACTATGTGGGTTTGGGTGATAAACTGACTTGTTTGCCGCATGCCAAACCGCTGAGCTGGGATGATGATGTGTTGCGTCTAGTGCATGTGGGTAGGCTGGTGCCAGGCAAGGGGCAGCGCGATGCTTTGGAGGTGATTGCACAGCTGAACGCCCGTGGTGTACCAGCAACATTAACACTGTATGGCAGTGGGCCTGATAGAGCCGAACTGGAAGCACGAATTGAAAACCTCTTTCTGTCTTCAGTGATTACAATTGCAGGGCATGTGGTACACCCTTACCAGTACTTCAGTGACTTCCACGGGATTCTTTACCCCAGCTATGGTGAAGGCTTTGGTAACGCTTTCGTCGAAGGGCTGGCGACGGGAATGCACGGCTTTAGTTATGACAATACTGTATTTCCGGAATTGAAAGCACTGGGATTGGACTTTCATATGGTGCCTGATCGTAATATAGAGGCTCTAGTGGATGCTATCGAGAAGGTTTGGCAACGACGTGAGGCGCTGCCCGGAGGTAATGTGGTAAAGTGTCGGTCTTTGTTTTCAGCTGATCAGGAGATGGTAGTTCTTGCTGACTATCTGGTGTGA
- a CDS encoding glycosyltransferase has translation MKKILIVATSRLIKLTANITKVLSYPYHWSLPDKRFTLPECAAPLLENSKPSRIPRIIWQTNFTNRVTLPVYLNYLFNRIMAPRFEYRFMITEARREFIAEHYPDVLPHYDRLQIGAAQADLWRLLVLHKFGGVYLDIDAHQIWPLSRVIGNKSEELYVTTRRGELSNYFIASVPGNPKLKMLIDQIVKNIEEASLNNVFHITGPGVFNEILEVDKIPTVSYRHAVNQGSFTNQYFQYIDKVEGKWNLQQRTTSVVRPLEKDVQSNTKRSL, from the coding sequence GTGAAAAAAATTTTGATCGTCGCCACCAGCCGCCTGATCAAGCTGACGGCCAACATTACCAAGGTACTCAGTTATCCCTACCACTGGAGCCTCCCCGACAAGCGCTTCACACTACCGGAGTGCGCCGCTCCGTTGCTGGAAAACAGCAAGCCGAGCCGCATACCACGTATTATCTGGCAAACCAACTTCACCAACCGAGTCACACTACCGGTGTACCTGAACTACCTGTTCAACCGGATTATGGCGCCGCGCTTCGAATACCGCTTCATGATCACCGAGGCTCGGCGGGAGTTCATCGCCGAGCACTACCCTGATGTCCTTCCACACTATGATCGGCTGCAGATTGGTGCCGCCCAGGCTGACCTGTGGCGCCTGCTGGTGCTGCACAAGTTTGGAGGCGTCTATCTGGACATCGACGCCCACCAGATCTGGCCGCTCTCTCGGGTGATTGGCAACAAAAGCGAGGAGCTCTACGTGACCACCCGCCGCGGAGAGCTCAGCAATTACTTCATCGCAAGCGTACCTGGCAACCCAAAGCTCAAGATGCTAATCGACCAGATAGTAAAAAATATCGAGGAGGCCTCACTAAACAACGTCTTCCACATCACTGGTCCCGGTGTCTTCAACGAAATTTTAGAAGTCGACAAGATACCTACAGTGTCCTACCGCCATGCAGTCAACCAAGGCAGTTTCACTAACCAGTACTTCCAGTACATCGACAAGGTCGAAGGAAAGTGGAACCTACAGCAACGCACCACCTCGGTGGTCAGGCCACTGGAAAAAGATGTCCAATCAAACACCAAGCGCTCGCTGTAG
- a CDS encoding 3-deoxy-D-manno-octulosonic acid kinase produces MRLATLRAGKSHILYDADSLCDAGKAPQIGPSTFDPGWWQAQGRITGQAPGRGASLFLNAGNGEEWVLRPYRRGGLMARLSEARYLWTGLERTRAFRELRLTVDLHARGLPVPRPVAADVSHHGLTYSAALITVRIPGARALASLLENGEADDDLLQRVGATIRRFHDVGLDHVDLNARNLLVDEGGKVWLIDLDRCRLRPDGAWKERNLERLERSLVKFGAPDAMTAIRKGYALG; encoded by the coding sequence ATGCGCTTGGCAACATTGAGAGCGGGAAAGTCCCATATTCTATATGATGCGGACAGTTTATGTGACGCAGGCAAGGCGCCACAAATCGGCCCGTCAACCTTCGACCCCGGCTGGTGGCAAGCGCAGGGAAGGATCACCGGCCAGGCCCCGGGACGCGGCGCCAGCCTGTTCCTGAATGCCGGTAACGGCGAGGAGTGGGTACTGCGCCCCTACCGCCGAGGAGGCCTGATGGCGCGACTCAGCGAAGCCCGCTATCTGTGGACCGGCCTGGAGCGCACCCGCGCCTTCCGCGAGCTGCGCCTGACCGTAGACCTGCATGCCCGCGGCCTGCCGGTGCCCCGCCCGGTGGCCGCCGATGTCAGCCATCATGGCCTGACCTACTCAGCCGCCCTGATCACCGTGCGCATTCCCGGTGCCCGCGCACTGGCCAGCCTGCTGGAGAACGGCGAAGCCGATGACGACCTGCTGCAACGCGTCGGTGCCACCATCCGCCGCTTCCACGACGTCGGCCTCGACCATGTCGACCTCAACGCCCGCAACCTGCTGGTGGATGAAGGAGGCAAGGTGTGGCTGATCGACCTCGACCGCTGCCGGCTGCGCCCTGATGGCGCCTGGAAAGAACGCAACCTCGAGCGACTCGAGCGCTCACTGGTAAAGTTTGGGGCTCCTGACGCCATGACAGCGATTCGAAAGGGCTACGCGCTCGGCTAA
- a CDS encoding glycosyltransferase family 9 protein: MKHPLPAQPRHIGVLRLSALGDVCNLVPTIRALQRQWPEARITWIVGKAEHSLLAGLSGVEFVVYDKASGLAGLRALWRELADTRFDVLLHMQQALRASVLSLGLKADVLVGYDRARAKDAQHWFTHRQISPRPRAHVLESFLDFARLMGVEDLNLAWRLAIPSAAREEASALTGGASYLLMSPCANPRLRNFRNWSAEGYAAVAQHAWEQHGLCTVLTGGGSTQEREMGERIQALCPPEAVIDAIGGTSLKALLALIDAAQAVIAPDSGPVHMANALNTPTVGLYATTNPDRAAPYRWRDFVVNRYPEAVRRYLHKDPEEIPWGQRVRHPDAMSLIRADDVIERLEAALQHAIDHPPAKDA; the protein is encoded by the coding sequence ATGAAGCATCCTCTGCCCGCCCAACCGCGCCACATCGGCGTGCTGCGACTCTCCGCCCTGGGCGATGTCTGTAACCTGGTGCCGACGATTCGCGCCCTGCAGCGCCAGTGGCCCGAGGCACGCATCACCTGGATCGTCGGCAAGGCCGAGCACAGTCTACTGGCGGGCCTCTCCGGGGTCGAGTTCGTGGTCTACGACAAGGCCAGTGGCCTTGCCGGCTTGCGCGCCCTGTGGCGCGAGTTGGCCGATACCCGCTTCGATGTGCTGCTGCACATGCAGCAGGCGCTGCGCGCCAGTGTGCTCTCCCTGGGGCTCAAGGCCGACGTACTGGTGGGCTACGACAGGGCGCGCGCCAAGGATGCCCAGCACTGGTTCACCCATCGCCAGATCTCTCCACGCCCGCGCGCCCATGTGCTGGAGTCCTTCCTGGACTTCGCCCGCCTGATGGGGGTCGAGGACCTGAACCTGGCGTGGCGCCTGGCGATCCCTTCCGCCGCCCGAGAGGAGGCGAGTGCCCTCACCGGGGGAGCGAGTTATCTGCTGATGAGCCCCTGTGCCAATCCGCGCTTGCGCAACTTCCGCAACTGGTCTGCCGAGGGCTACGCCGCCGTGGCCCAGCACGCCTGGGAGCAGCATGGCCTGTGCACGGTGTTGACCGGGGGGGGCAGCACCCAGGAGCGGGAGATGGGCGAGCGCATCCAGGCCCTGTGTCCGCCCGAAGCGGTGATCGACGCCATCGGTGGCACCTCGCTCAAGGCGCTGCTGGCGCTGATCGATGCGGCCCAGGCGGTGATCGCGCCGGACTCGGGCCCCGTGCATATGGCCAACGCCCTGAATACGCCCACCGTGGGGCTCTATGCCACCACTAACCCCGACCGTGCCGCGCCCTACCGCTGGCGTGACTTCGTGGTCAATCGCTATCCTGAGGCGGTACGCCGCTACCTGCACAAGGACCCCGAGGAGATCCCCTGGGGGCAGCGTGTCCGCCATCCGGATGCCATGTCACTGATCCGCGCCGATGACGTGATCGAGCGCCTCGAGGCGGCACTGCAGCACGCCATCGATCATCCCCCAGCCAAGGATGCCTGA
- the hldE gene encoding bifunctional D-glycero-beta-D-manno-heptose-7-phosphate kinase/D-glycero-beta-D-manno-heptose 1-phosphate adenylyltransferase HldE: protein MRLDLTALERSRLLVVGDVMLDRYWHGGTSRISPEAPVPVVRVEESEERPGGAANVALNISSLGAQAALSGLVGDDDNADRLVSRLEAAGVSTHFQRSPRVPTITKLRVMSRNQQLIRLDFEEGLGDADTSELLERVEAALPECDLVILSDYGKGTLNRVEELIRLVRASGKRVLVDPKGSDFSRYRGASVLTPNLAEFEAVMGHCRDDAELAKRGEALRAELELEALLITRSEKGMTLIREGHEPLHLPTRAREVYDVTGAGDTVIGVLGLALAAGHGFPEAMTLANLAAGLVVAKPGTATLSIAELYTALHGDKLAEFGVIEEPALIEAVRAAQARGERVVMTNGCFDILHAGHVAYLEQARRLGDRLIVAVNDDASIARLKGPKRPINPLARRMQVLAGLGAVDWVVPFAEDTPQRLIEAVLPDVLVKGGDYQPEQIAGGQAVRDAGGEVRVLGFEDGVSTTAMISTILDRES from the coding sequence ATGAGACTCGACCTGACTGCCCTGGAGCGCTCCCGCCTGCTGGTGGTGGGCGATGTCATGCTCGACCGCTACTGGCACGGCGGCACGTCGCGCATCTCCCCCGAGGCGCCGGTGCCGGTGGTTCGCGTCGAAGAGAGCGAGGAGCGCCCTGGCGGCGCCGCCAACGTGGCGCTGAACATCTCCTCCCTGGGCGCCCAGGCCGCGCTATCCGGACTGGTGGGTGATGACGATAACGCCGACCGCCTGGTAAGCCGCCTGGAGGCTGCCGGAGTGAGTACTCACTTCCAGCGCAGCCCGCGGGTACCCACGATTACCAAGCTGCGGGTGATGAGCCGCAACCAGCAGTTGATCCGCCTCGATTTCGAGGAGGGGCTGGGTGATGCGGACACCTCCGAGTTGCTGGAGCGGGTGGAGGCGGCGCTGCCGGAGTGTGACCTGGTGATTCTCTCGGATTACGGCAAGGGCACGCTGAACCGCGTCGAAGAGCTGATCCGCCTGGTGCGTGCCAGCGGCAAGCGGGTGCTGGTGGACCCCAAGGGCAGCGACTTCTCCCGTTACCGCGGGGCCAGTGTGCTGACGCCCAATCTGGCGGAATTCGAAGCGGTGATGGGACACTGCCGCGACGACGCCGAGCTGGCCAAGCGAGGTGAGGCCCTGCGCGCCGAGCTCGAGCTGGAGGCATTGCTGATCACCCGCAGCGAGAAGGGCATGACCCTGATCCGCGAGGGGCACGAGCCGTTGCACCTGCCGACTCGCGCCCGAGAGGTCTATGACGTCACCGGCGCCGGCGATACCGTGATCGGCGTGCTGGGCCTGGCCCTGGCCGCCGGCCACGGCTTCCCCGAGGCGATGACCCTGGCCAACCTGGCCGCCGGCCTGGTGGTGGCCAAGCCGGGCACCGCGACCCTCTCCATCGCCGAGCTCTACACCGCCCTGCACGGCGACAAGCTGGCCGAGTTCGGGGTGATCGAGGAACCGGCGCTCATCGAGGCGGTACGCGCCGCCCAGGCCCGCGGCGAGCGGGTGGTCATGACCAACGGCTGCTTCGACATCCTCCACGCCGGCCACGTCGCCTACCTGGAGCAAGCGCGCCGGCTCGGCGACCGGCTGATCGTGGCGGTCAACGACGACGCTTCCATCGCCCGGCTCAAGGGCCCCAAGCGGCCCATCAACCCCCTGGCGCGGCGCATGCAGGTGCTCGCCGGGCTCGGTGCCGTGGACTGGGTGGTACCCTTCGCCGAGGACACCCCCCAGCGGCTGATCGAGGCGGTGCTGCCCGATGTGCTGGTCAAGGGCGGCGACTACCAACCGGAGCAGATCGCCGGCGGTCAGGCAGTGCGCGACGCCGGTGGTGAGGTTCGGGTGCTGGGCTTCGAGGATGGCGTCTCCACCACGGCGATGATCTCCACCATCCTCGACCGCGAGAGCTGA